In a single window of the Scyliorhinus canicula chromosome 1, sScyCan1.1, whole genome shotgun sequence genome:
- the LOC119965665 gene encoding interleukin-17F-like: PSLKDISVKQVSAVLFIVLLAALAETISAAKGRYSKSKTGHPRLRRTTKYVLEPENIKLLFPPVPHHWRTLNGAFNNRSLSPWIYKVDFDSNRYPETILKAECVSSHCPTCKGLQNANLNTRLVRQEMIVLKRIKETDRKVTFQAEKMMVPVACVCVHPNYVSV, translated from the exons ccttccctaaaggacattagtgtgaAGCAG GTCTCTGCTGTGCTGTTCATCGTTCTGCTTGCTGCCCTGGCAGAAACCATCTCTGCAGCAAAAGGGAGGTATAGCAAATCAAAGACGGGACATCCACGTTTGAGGAGAACCACAAAATACGTGCTGGAGCCGGAGAACATAAAACTGCTATTTCCCCCTGTGCCACACCATTGGAGAACCTTGAATGGTGCCTTCAATAATCGCTCCCTGTCCCCCTGGATTTACAA GGTGGACTTTGACTCCAATCGCTACCCTGAAACCATCTTGAAAGCGGAATGCGTGAGTTCACACTGCCCGACCTGCAAAGGGTTACAAAATGCCAATCTCAACACGCGCCTTGTCCGACAGGAGATGATTGTTCTGAAGAGGATAAAGGAAACTGATCGCAAGGTCACCTTCCAAGCGGAAAAGATGATGGTTCCTGTCGCTTGTGTCTGTGTCCACCCGAATTACGTGTCTGTTTAA